The DNA region GCCTCGAGTAGGTTGCCGATGGCCTTGTGGCTGTTCGACGAGACGGCGACGCGCTTCCCTGCTCGGATAAGATCGACGATCGAAAGGGCGCTTACATAGGTCTTGCCGGTGCCGGGCGGTCCCTGGATCGCGAGCGTGGTTCCCGCCATGTCCGCGATCGCCGCGCTCGTCTGGGAGGGGAGGTCGCCGTCGGGGTCAATGATCCCAGCACTGCGGGAGCCACTCGTGAACTTAGGCACGCTGCGGGTCAGAAGCTGTTCGACCGCCTTCGCGCGACCCGTGCCCTTGATGATTTCCTCGGTAACGGCCGCCACCGCGTTGCGGAGCGTCGCATTGGCGATCGGCTTGCCAGGTATGAGGTCGAGACGGTCAGGAAGTGGACCTTTTGCGGTTGAGCGGCGCAGGACGAGCGTTCCGGCAGTGGCGTCGAGCTCCCTGAGGTCGATGTCCTCGGGCATCTCGGCAGGTTTCACGCACGGCTTCTTCCCTGCGCGGAGCTTCGTCTCCTGTGCCGGGAAGCGATATGTCCGTTCAAAAGACTTGGCAGTCACCTTCACGGGGTCGCCGATGGCTTCGAGCCCCTGGATGCATTCGAGGTCGTCGAGGAGATCCTCGCTTTCTTGGGCAAGCCGGTCGAAGATCGCCCACCAGGCGGGCTTGTCCTCACGCTTGTGGAAGAAGTTGAGGTCGAGCAGTATATCAGCCACTTCGTCCCCCAGCCGCGCGCGCACCGGCTCCAACCTGCTCCGAAGCGCCTCGACTTCGGCGTCCTCCTCCGCGACGTTCGACAGCGCACCGGCTTCGGGCACCTCGCCCAACCTCGGCCACGGCATATCGGCCGGTCGCACGTCCGCGACCAGCCAATCGCGTAGCAGCTGCGTTGAGATGCAGTCGGTCCTGTTGTAGTCGTAGATCTTTTCCAGAAGCGCGTCGTCACCAGTCTCACGCCAGTTTTCGTAGAACACGACGCTCGCACCGGCCGTGGCAACGTCCGCATCCCGCTTCTGCATGTAGAATACCTCCAGATCCTTGATCGAATACCCCTTCTCAGAGGCGATCAGCGATCCGGATACAACTTTGAACAGATCGACGAAGCGGCGTTCACGCTGGAGCTGGTCCATCGCGGCCTCACCCACTCGATGGGCAGCCGTCAGGCGGCGGAGCGCCGCAATCTCGTAGTTCGCATAATGGTAGATCCGTGCATGGGGATGTGTACGCAGATGACTGACGAAGAATTCCAGCAGTTCCGCGACGGCTTGGCCTTCGGCCTCGCGATCGTGAGCCCAGAAAGCGCGAAACGCCCATTCGCCTTTGTCGCGGAACCACACTCCGTGGAGATACTCCAGACCGCCTTCATAGTAGGGATCGCCCTCTATATCGTAGAAGAGGTCCCCGTCGTCGGGCTGAGGCAGGAGGCCGAACCCTTTTCCCGGCTGGAAGTCGCGAAGTTCAAAGCCGGGGGGACCACCCGCGCGGCGCTTCCGCTGTAGCTTCGCCTGCATTGCCAGTCGCGATTGCACCTCGGGTGACAGCTTCGGGACCCTGCCTCCGACATCGGCGAGGCCGTTGAGGGTAGCGATGCCGAAAGCCTCGAGCTTACCACGCTGGGACTTGGTGATGCCAGCGACAAGCGACAGACTGTCGGTCGCCTCCCATTCGGAGCGGCAATGATCCTTCCATCTGCACAGGCCGCATCCGGAGACGGGGTCGGATCGGGTTTCGGGACGGTCGTGAAGAAACGTCTCGAAGACGTTTCGAGCATTCCGGGCATAGGAGGCTACGTCAGCCAGCCGGACGGAGAACCGCGAACCATCACCGAGTTGGAGGTGCGCGGCTTCTGGGCGCAGTTCCTGAACTTCCGTCAGCAGGTCGGAATAGAGGGACAGCTGAAGAACGTGCTTCGGATCGGGCTTTCGCTTCAATTTTGTATCGACCACCTCGTAGGACCAGGGACCAATCGCCGACGGCCGGTCGATCCGTTCCAAGAAGTCGGTATAGCCTCCCCAGGCACCGCCCAGTAGGGCTCCCTGAAATATCACGTCCGGTCCATCACGCATTGCTTCGATCGTGAGTTCGACCGAGCGTTCGATGGGTATGCCCTCTTTGGGTATCTCAACGATCGAGCGGCCAGTCTTGCGGAGGCCGTCGAGGAACGCGAGCTCGTGGGCGTCGCCCTGGCGCTGGAGCAGAAGCGCCTCATCACCATCTGCCGCTGGCGTGACGTCGCCAACTTCCATCAGCCTCAAATCGAGCGTCGTGGCGTGCCTGCACCCCTTGAACCGCATCAGGTCGGAGGCGGAAAGGCGGAGTTTTCCGTCGAGCATGCGCATTATAATTCCCCTTCGGACTCGGAATAGCATATATGGGTGACAAAATCTGTCGGGGTTATCGTCATGGCCTTTTCGAAAGCGCAGGAACTGCTGAGGCTGGCGATGCTGGCGACGGGTCGCCGTGGCGTGACGCTAGAGGACATCCAAGAAGAGTTCTCATGCTCGGAAAGGACAGCGCAGCGTATGACCTTCGCGCTGCAGGCGGCCTTCCCCCAGACTGACTATGCGATCGGCGAGGACCGACGGGCGAGATGGAACATCCCTGCCCGCGCCATTGCTCCGCTCCTGACACCCTCGTCCGAGGAGCTCGTCGCTTTGGCGGAGGCGATCGTCCAGCTGGACCACGCCGGCATGCCGAAGGAAGCCGCGCATGCCCGTAGCCTAGAGCGGAAGGTTAGAGCGCTGATACCGCCTGACAAGGGAACGAAGCTCGACGTGGACAAGGAGGCGATCCTGGAGGCGCTCGGCCACGCCGCCCGCCCTGGACCACAGCCCGCAGCCGACGAGGACGTGGTCGAGGCGATCTACGAAGCGCTGAAGGGCCCGAACCTCCTTCGCATCAGCTATCGGAGGCGGGACGAGGACGAGCCGAGCGAACGTATTGTCGCCCCCCATGGCCTCCTGCTCGGCGTGCGCCGGTATCTTGTCGCGCGGGATACCGGCAAGGGACCGGAAGCCAATTTGCGGCACTATCGGGTCGAGGAGATCTACGAGGCGGAGATGCTCGCCGAATCTTTCGAGATCGATCTCGGATTCAATCTCAAACGACATGCCGAGAAGGGCTTCGGCTCATATGAGAGCGAACGGGAGTTCGGCGAGGTAGTTTGGCGTTTCACGCCGGATGCAGCCGCTCATGCGCGGCGCTTCGTCTTCCATCCCACGCAGTCCGCGGAGGAGGGAGAGGATGGATCGCTCACCGTCAGCTTCATGGCGTCAGGGTTCCTTGAGATGACATGGCACCTCTATCAATGGGGGGATGCCGTGGAGGTCTTGGCGCCGCAAAGGCTCCGTGAGATGGTCCATGAATACCGACGCGTCTTTCCGGCTCTGCCGTGAAAATACTCGCTGCTGAATGTCCGCATTGGGAAATGTTTGAATGAGCTACCTTGACGACCTAATTGAGAATGGGACCGGCGGACCTCGGGTGGCGCGTCCTTCCGACCCACGGGCGGGTCCGACGCCGAGATGGAGTCATTCCGGGCCGTTACGAGGAACCTGCTTCGCAACGAAGGCGACGGATATCGAGTAGCCAATACCCATAAGGCCAGTGATCGCGAACAGGACTTCTTCACCGTCATAGTGACGACCGGGGAATAGCTGGCGATGCTTATCGCACACAGGCGCCGATAGGTGACAGTTTCTGTCGCCCACCTGTGAGATCTATTACCTTAAGAAAACGAAGGAGTGATTCGTGGGAACGCTCAAGATCATTCACAGTGCTGACTGGCAGCTCGGGAAGCCGTTTGGCCGCTTCTCTCACGAGGTGCGCAACGCGCTCTCCGAAGCGCGGCTTGATGCGATCGACGAACTCGGGAAGGCCGCAATGACGGCCGGCGCAGCACATGTCGTGGTGGCGGGAGACGTGTTCGACAATGTTGAGCCTGGCGACCGCATCGTCATGCAGGCGCTGTCCCGGATGGAGCGCGCGCCGGTGACGTGGTGGCTCATGCCGGGCAACCATGACCACGCCCGTGCGGGCGGTCTCTGGAGCGGGATCCGCGCTCGTGCACCGTCGTCGGTACGAATTGTCGACACGGCCGAACCGGTTGAGATGGAGGAGGGTGCCTGGCTACTTCCGGCGCCTCTCGAGCATCGCAAGACGACGAACGATCCGACCGCAGCGATGGTTGACATGGCGACGCCCCCTGGAGCGCTTCGGATCGGGCTGGCACACGGTTCGATCACGGAGTTTGGAGCGTCTGGCGAGAGTTCGAACCTAATCCCTCCCGATCGGGCGAAGTCTGCGGGGTTGGACTATCTCGCGCTCGGGGACTGGCACGGTTTCCTCACTCTCGGCGATAGGACTGCCTATAGCGGCACGCCGGAGATCGATAGGTTTGGGCGGGATGAACCCGGCGCGTGCATCTCCGTGGATCTGCGGTCCGAAGAGCCTCCGCAGCTCCGAAGGGTCGAGACTGGCCGTTACCGTTGGATCTCACGCCGATGGAATGTCGCGAACGAGGATGAGCTTGAGAGGGAGATCGCTACGCTGAGGACAGAGGCGCGCCTCTCCGATGTGCTGTTGGCACTCGATCTGACGGGCGTGGCGAGCCTTTCCGACCGTGTCTCGATGTTGGCCCTCCTGGAGAACCGTCTCGCGCACGAGTTGCGCAACCTCGATCTGGATACTGACGAGCTTATTGCCCAGCCCACGTCGGACGATATCGCGAGGATCGAAGTTCAGGGGGCTCTTGCCGGTGCCACTGCGGCACTGCAATCCAAGGCTGACGCCAACGGCCCGGATGCGCAGATTGCGGCGGCGGCTTTGGAGCGTCTCTATGTCGAAGCGCTTCGATTTGACGCAGAGGTGTCGAAATGATCATCAAGAGCCTGGAAGTCGCGAACTTCCGCAAGTTCCGCGATCCCCTTCGCGTCGAGGGCTTTACCGACGGTCTCAACATCGTTGTCGAGCCCAACGAGACGGGCAAATCGACCTTGCTGGAAGCCCTCCGTGCTGCCTTCTTCGTCCGATACTCTGCCAAGACCGAACTGGTGCGGTCCTACGTTCCGATCGGTGACGACGTTGCGCCAAGAGTATCGGTCGGCTTCCATATTCGAGGTGACGCCTGGACGCTCGAAAAGCAGTTCATGAAGTCGGCGTCCGTTCGCCTCTCCGGGGCCAGCGGCCGCAAGGAGAGCGATGCCGCTGAGGAGGCGCTGCAGGAGCTGCTGGGGTTTGAGCGGGGCAACAGGGGGACTGATCCGGAAACCCGGGGCCCGCTTGGCCTACTGTGGGTGGAACAGGCCACTGCACTGGCCGTCGAAAATCCGAACCGCATCGTGCGCGACACGGTTCGGGGCGTCCTTGAAGCCGAAGTGGGTGCGGTTACGGGAGGCCGTCGGTTCGATGCGATCCGGTCCAACGTGGAGATGGCATATTCCGCACTCAGGACCCCTTCGACTGGGAAATCTAAGGGCGATCTCGCGGCCGCCGAAACACGGCTCGCCGAGGCGACAGCCGCGCGCCAAGCTGCCGAAGCTGTCTTTCGCGACTATGAGGGCACGCTTGCCGATCTCGAAACCGCGAAGTCACGTTTGAAGATCCTGGAGCGCGATCTCGTCGACCCCGAGACGGTCGAGCAGCGTCGCAAACTCGAGGACGATCTGAAGACCGCTGAAACGGCTGCGCTTCGACATTCGGCGGCGGAAGCGCAGCTCGGCCAGGCTGATGCTATCGTGACAACCGCTTCAGCGGCGGTGCAGCGACTTAACGCTGCTGAGGACCGGCTGAACTCCGCCGGAAATGCACTAGAAACGGCGAAAGGATCGCTGGAAGAGGCTCGCTCCAACGTGGAGAAGTTGATCGAGGAAGAGAGGGCTCTGCGTCAGACGCTCGATGACGCCAGGCAGGAGACGGAAAAGCACGAGTTGGCACTAGCAGGTGCCCGTGATCGTGCCCGCGTATTTGCCACGGCTGCTGGAGCACGCAGGGCGATCGATGCTCGGCGCGCGCTTGACGTGCTCGAGGCTCGGGAGAGGGAATTGAAGCAGGCATCAGCGGACCTGATCGATGCCAGTGAGCTCAATAAGGTTGCCGAATACGAGTTGGCGGCGATCCAGGCGCGAGCGCGGTTCGAGGCCGGAGCCGTCAAGGTCGAAGTGGAATTGAACGAGGGCTCTACCCTTCGGATCGACGGTGAAGCCGCGGAGGTAGCCAACGTCGAGGTCTTGAAAGCTACCCGGTTTGACCTGGGGACTGCTGGCAGCGTGACCGTTCGTCCCCCCGTGGGATCCAGCCTTAGCATTGAAGCGGACTTGGCGGCAGCGGACGGAGAGCGTGACGCTGCCCTGAGGCGGCTTGGAATCAGATCCCATTCCGAGGGCATCACGCGAAACGAGCGTGCGGCCGCAGCGGAACGGGAACTCATGGCTCTGCAAAAGCAGATTGCGTCGGCTTGTCCTGGTGACGCGTCGATCTCGCTGGCGCCTGGTGCTGATGCACTGAAGGCGTTCGTTGCGTCTCTGAGTGAGGATCTCATCGATGCGGTCGCGCCGACGGACGATATCGCTGCCCTCGAAGGGGTGGTGACGGAGGCCAAGCTGTCGGAGGCGACCGCATCTGGCCGACGTGAGGATGCAAGGGAGGCGCTTTCGAAGGCGGAACGCGTCAAGGCTACGGCTGATGCCGATCACGGAAGTGCGCATCGCGAGATGGAAGCGGCGAGCGAGAACCTTCGGACCGTGATCGATGCTGGCGACCGGGGGAAGCTGGTAGCGGACCTTCAGTCGGCGCAGCGCGATCGGACTGCAAAGTTCGAATCTGCGGAGAAGACGAAAGCAGGAACCGACTCTTTTGATCCTGAGGCCATCCGTCGGCGCATTGAAAACATCGATCGCGCTGCTCGGCGGGCCGGAGAGGAGCGGCTCGAACTGACCGCATCGATCGCAGCGCTCGAAGCGGCAGTCGCAAGGGAGGGAACAAGCGGGCCTGCAGGAAGGGTGGCAGAGGCGCGTGACGATGAGGAGGCCTCAGCGACTTCCCTCGAGCGCCTCAGGCGCGAGGCGGATACGCTCGACATGCTGCGGAAAGCCCTGACGCAGGCGGCGGACGAAGCATCTAGGACGTTCCTTGCACCCGTTACGGCACGTGCTGGGCGTTACATCCAGCAACTTCTGCCCGGTAGCGACCTGTCCTTCAACGAGGAACTTGGGCTCGCTGGGGTTTCACGAGCTGGGATCGACGAGGCGTGTGGCGACCTTAGTCGCGGGACACAGGAGCAATTGGCGATCCTGACTCGTCTGGCGTTCGCAGACCTCTTGCTGGAGGATGGAGCACCGATTTCCCTCATACTGGATGATCCGTTGGTCTATTCGGACGACATCCGGTTGGAGACGATGACGGACATCCTGCAGGAGGCGTCCAAACGGATGCAAGTCATCTTGCTGACTTGCAGGTCGAAGGCATTTCGTCACGTCGAGGCTAACCGGATCGTGCTCAGATGAGCTTAGGAATGCCGACCCGCAGTCGGTTTGCGATCTCGTTCACCGAGGCAGAGGAGGCCTTGGTCGCGCGGATTGATTTCCAACGGCACGACCCGACCACTCGGGAAGCGCGCACCGCGTATGAAGGAAATCTGGAGCCGATACCCCGCCTACTGTCGTCGCTCAGCGAACGGAATGCCATTCCCGCGCAGCGCGTGAGCTACTGGACCGATCCCGAGTTTCGGACGGGCCGCCTGAAAGGCTCGCGTGAGCAGCTATTCGCGAGGAACGGAACGGCAGGCGAGGAAGCGGCCGTGCATTTTGGTTTCCTACCGACGCTCCATTACTTTCTCTTCGGGGCGAATCTTCCGGTCGCCGTGATTGCCGCCTTCGAAGCCGAGGTGGGGGATCCCCGATGGGCCTCGCTCGACGACGCGCTCGACCATGGGAGGTGCGCCCGGAATCTTGTCCGTCAGTACTGCCTCAATCCGTCCGACGCGGGCGACGAATTCTTCAAGCTGGCGTTAGATCTCGGGTTGTGGGTACAGACGGCCCTCAGGATAGAGCAGATTGTAAGAGATAATCGATAGACGACCTTGTACTTGCATTAGGCCGCTTGGCGTCCCGCGTCGACGATCTGATTCAATATAGCTCGTTGTGGTGATAGCTTGCCGGAAAGCTGCCTGTCCGCACTAAGGAAGCCGGAAATCGGCGCTGAATGGCTAAGACGGGTCGCCGTAAGACATCGGGCTGCCATTGCAGATATACGACGAGGTAGCGGCTCATACTAACTTCAAGCCGTGCACGCCATTTTTCCCGCACGGGCCGCCGGTGCATTCGCGAGACATCGCAAGCGAACCGGCGCGCCTATCCATCCACGCGGCGGCGATCAGATCGACCGGTCCGTCCAATCCTCCGACAGCGCCCACAGGCGTTCCGCTGCCTCGTCATCCATGGCCCATGGTGCCACGCCTTTCCGTCCGAGCTCGGTGTTATTGACCACCGCGATGTCGCAATCCTCGCAATAGACGCCTCCAAGGCCTTCCAACGAAGCGCTCGTAGCGCACCAGAGGCTGGTCGCAGCCCCCTGCTCCACCGTCTTCATGCCCGCCTCGGGATCGATCTTCGGCTTCCCGTCGGCATCGAAGGCGTCGAAGCCGTCCAACTCCTCCTTTGAGAGATGACGCGCGAGATCGGTGATGATCTGACCTGGGTGAAGGGAGAAGGCACGGACGCCGTGCTCCTGCCCGCGTCGGTCGAGTTCACGCGCGAACAGGGCGTTGGCCGTCTTCGACTGCCCATATGCCGTCCACTTCTCGTATTCGCGCTCACGGAAATCGACATCGTCGAAGTCCACTGGGGCAATTTGATGGCCTCTTGACGAAACGGTCACTACGCGCGAACCGCCGACCGCGAGTGCAGGCCACAACGCA from Sphingobium sp. HWE2-09 includes:
- a CDS encoding oxidoreductase, translated to MFRPDNMAQDCFMTTPQTPIHSGFGPASTANEVTENVNLYGKTAIVTGGYSGIGLATTRALARAGAEVVVPARDLVKAKAALEGLDGVEVAEMDLVDANSVERFANRFLESGRQLPILINSAGVMASDLFRDADGHEGQFATNHLGHYRLVCALWPALAVGGSRVVTVSSRGHQIAPVDFDDVDFREREYEKWTAYGQSKTANALFARELDRRGQEHGVRAFSLHPGQIITDLARHLSKEELDGFDAFDADGKPKIDPEAGMKTVEQGAATSLWCATSASLEGLGGVYCEDCDIAVVNNTELGRKGVAPWAMDDEAAERLWALSEDWTDRSI
- a CDS encoding TM0106 family RecB-like putative nuclease codes for the protein MRMLDGKLRLSASDLMRFKGCRHATTLDLRLMEVGDVTPAADGDEALLLQRQGDAHELAFLDGLRKTGRSIVEIPKEGIPIERSVELTIEAMRDGPDVIFQGALLGGAWGGYTDFLERIDRPSAIGPWSYEVVDTKLKRKPDPKHVLQLSLYSDLLTEVQELRPEAAHLQLGDGSRFSVRLADVASYARNARNVFETFLHDRPETRSDPVSGCGLCRWKDHCRSEWEATDSLSLVAGITKSQRGKLEAFGIATLNGLADVGGRVPKLSPEVQSRLAMQAKLQRKRRAGGPPGFELRDFQPGKGFGLLPQPDDGDLFYDIEGDPYYEGGLEYLHGVWFRDKGEWAFRAFWAHDREAEGQAVAELLEFFVSHLRTHPHARIYHYANYEIAALRRLTAAHRVGEAAMDQLQRERRFVDLFKVVSGSLIASEKGYSIKDLEVFYMQKRDADVATAGASVVFYENWRETGDDALLEKIYDYNRTDCISTQLLRDWLVADVRPADMPWPRLGEVPEAGALSNVAEEDAEVEALRSRLEPVRARLGDEVADILLDLNFFHKREDKPAWWAIFDRLAQESEDLLDDLECIQGLEAIGDPVKVTAKSFERTYRFPAQETKLRAGKKPCVKPAEMPEDIDLRELDATAGTLVLRRSTAKGPLPDRLDLIPGKPIANATLRNAVAAVTEEIIKGTGRAKAVEQLLTRSVPKFTSGSRSAGIIDPDGDLPSQTSAAIADMAGTTLAIQGPPGTGKTYVSALSIVDLIRAGKRVAVSSNSHKAIGNLLEAIADRAASEGLNCQVVQKANDDGDDDSHPGITLVQSNDAPEIGTANVMGATAWHFARYDAPSFDYLFVDEAGQVSLANIMAMSRAAHNLVLVGDPMQLPQPLQGTHPARSGESCLEYLIDGHRVVPEDRGIFMPVSRRMHPTICSFISAAVYEDRLHPDDAAGTQALLGADGASLVGAGVRSIAHSGRSQVCPEEIDAIRAHIAKVLGSTYRGRDGAERTVEYGDILVVAPYNAQVNALRAALPTGIRVGTVDRFQGQEAPVCLVSMTTSSGEELPRDIDFLFSLNRINVAVSRAQTSAVVFASPLLLETPCRTVAEMMLVNALCFLREHGGDSF
- a CDS encoding AAA family ATPase, whose protein sequence is MIIKSLEVANFRKFRDPLRVEGFTDGLNIVVEPNETGKSTLLEALRAAFFVRYSAKTELVRSYVPIGDDVAPRVSVGFHIRGDAWTLEKQFMKSASVRLSGASGRKESDAAEEALQELLGFERGNRGTDPETRGPLGLLWVEQATALAVENPNRIVRDTVRGVLEAEVGAVTGGRRFDAIRSNVEMAYSALRTPSTGKSKGDLAAAETRLAEATAARQAAEAVFRDYEGTLADLETAKSRLKILERDLVDPETVEQRRKLEDDLKTAETAALRHSAAEAQLGQADAIVTTASAAVQRLNAAEDRLNSAGNALETAKGSLEEARSNVEKLIEEERALRQTLDDARQETEKHELALAGARDRARVFATAAGARRAIDARRALDVLEARERELKQASADLIDASELNKVAEYELAAIQARARFEAGAVKVEVELNEGSTLRIDGEAAEVANVEVLKATRFDLGTAGSVTVRPPVGSSLSIEADLAAADGERDAALRRLGIRSHSEGITRNERAAAAERELMALQKQIASACPGDASISLAPGADALKAFVASLSEDLIDAVAPTDDIAALEGVVTEAKLSEATASGRREDAREALSKAERVKATADADHGSAHREMEAASENLRTVIDAGDRGKLVADLQSAQRDRTAKFESAEKTKAGTDSFDPEAIRRRIENIDRAARRAGEERLELTASIAALEAAVAREGTSGPAGRVAEARDDEEASATSLERLRREADTLDMLRKALTQAADEASRTFLAPVTARAGRYIQQLLPGSDLSFNEELGLAGVSRAGIDEACGDLSRGTQEQLAILTRLAFADLLLEDGAPISLILDDPLVYSDDIRLETMTDILQEASKRMQVILLTCRSKAFRHVEANRIVLR
- a CDS encoding helix-turn-helix transcriptional regulator, with the protein product MTKSVGVIVMAFSKAQELLRLAMLATGRRGVTLEDIQEEFSCSERTAQRMTFALQAAFPQTDYAIGEDRRARWNIPARAIAPLLTPSSEELVALAEAIVQLDHAGMPKEAAHARSLERKVRALIPPDKGTKLDVDKEAILEALGHAARPGPQPAADEDVVEAIYEALKGPNLLRISYRRRDEDEPSERIVAPHGLLLGVRRYLVARDTGKGPEANLRHYRVEEIYEAEMLAESFEIDLGFNLKRHAEKGFGSYESEREFGEVVWRFTPDAAAHARRFVFHPTQSAEEGEDGSLTVSFMASGFLEMTWHLYQWGDAVEVLAPQRLREMVHEYRRVFPALP
- a CDS encoding metallophosphoesterase family protein encodes the protein MGTLKIIHSADWQLGKPFGRFSHEVRNALSEARLDAIDELGKAAMTAGAAHVVVAGDVFDNVEPGDRIVMQALSRMERAPVTWWLMPGNHDHARAGGLWSGIRARAPSSVRIVDTAEPVEMEEGAWLLPAPLEHRKTTNDPTAAMVDMATPPGALRIGLAHGSITEFGASGESSNLIPPDRAKSAGLDYLALGDWHGFLTLGDRTAYSGTPEIDRFGRDEPGACISVDLRSEEPPQLRRVETGRYRWISRRWNVANEDELEREIATLRTEARLSDVLLALDLTGVASLSDRVSMLALLENRLAHELRNLDLDTDELIAQPTSDDIARIEVQGALAGATAALQSKADANGPDAQIAAAALERLYVEALRFDAEVSK